A stretch of the Vigna radiata var. radiata cultivar VC1973A chromosome 7, Vradiata_ver6, whole genome shotgun sequence genome encodes the following:
- the LOC106765970 gene encoding uncharacterized protein LOC106765970 gives MAEDQSNPANNPASPFYLHPGENPGLTLISQVLSETNYSSWSRSMKRALLSKNKIKFIDGSIKKPKNNEILFDAWERCNVMVLSWIIKTLSPQIAESVIYVEEAKELWDELKERFSKGDYFKISDLLQDIHSIKQGERTVNQFFTDLKILWEELETLRPIPNCTCSVPCSCELSKVFLKYREVEHVICFLKGLNDNYNTVRTQILLMEPLPNINCVFSLIMQQERQGRPDAAQNQLAETPKILANAADRSNNWKNDQPWRNQGRGTGPHGQGRGRGRNPNYGKQCSYCNKMNHTVDERYSKHGYPPWYKKTDSNQEKRGWNSANICQSIPGSETV, from the coding sequence ATGGCAGAAGATCAGTCCAATCCTGCCAACAATCCAGCCAGCCCCTTCTATCTACACCCTGGAGAAAATCCAGGTTTAACTCTCATTTCTCAAGTCCTAAGCGAAACAAATTACTCCTCTTGGAGTAGAAGTATGAAGAGGGCTCTcttatccaaaaataaaatcaaatttatagaTGGGTCCATCAAGAAACCCAAAAACAATGAAATCTTGTTTGATGCGTGGGAGAGATGCAACGTAATGGTGCTTTCATGGATTATAAAGACTCTTTCTCCCCAAATTGCCGAAAGTGTGATCTATGTTGAAGAGGCCAAAGAGTTGTGGGATGAATTAAAGGAAAGATTTTCTAAAGGGGACTATTTCAAGATTTCTGATCTTTTGCAAGACATTCATTCAATCAAACAAGGGGAAAGAACTGTCAACCAATTTTTTACTGATTTAAAAATCCTTTGGGAAGAGTTAGAAACTCTTAGACCTATACCCAATTGTACATGCAGTGTACCTTGCAGCTGTGAACTCTCCAAAGTCTTTCTAAAATACAGAGAAGTTGAACATGTTATATGTTTTCTGAAGGGACTCAATGACAACTACAACACTGTCCGCACTCAGATTCTTTTGATGGAGCCACTGCCAAACATAAACTgtgttttctctcttattatgCAACAAGAGAGACAGGGAAGGCCAGATGCAGCCCAAAATCAACTTGCTGAAACACCAAAAATTCTTGCAAATGCTGCTGACAGAAGCAACAATTGGAAAAATGACCAGCCTTGGAGGAATCAAGGACGTGGTACTGGACCACATGGCCAGGGAAGAGGCAGAGGAAGAAATCCTAACTATGGAAAGCAATGTTCATACTGCAACAAAATGAATCACACTGTAGATGAGCGTTATTCTAAACATGGTTACCCACCTTGGTACAAAAAGACTGACAGTAATCAAGAAAAAAGGGGATGGAACTCTGCCAACATTTGCCAGAGTATTCCTGGATCAGAAACAGTTTAG
- the LOC106765969 gene encoding cytosolic sulfotransferase 12-like, with product MDSTVSESESRVVPNFLDENRELSEDCKDLIATLPLEKGWVAKHLHQYQGFWHTTRQLQGLLSCQNHFQAHHTDILIVTTPKSGTTWLKAWTFSLLHRHKYHPTTQNHPLLTHNPHFLVPFLELDLYLDKPSLPDLSSLPSPRLFSTHIPYVSLPISVTQTSCKIVYLCRDPKDAFISLWHFTNRLRPHTMLPNSLHEAFHKFCRGVSLYGPFWEHVLEYWHKSLEHPHKIMFMRFEEMKLNPEFVLKKLATFVGCPFSREEEEAGVVQEILKLCSFDNLSNLQVNRNGKLSSGEAHRAFFRRGEIGDWKNHLTSDMIQQLNAITEEKLAQHGLRF from the coding sequence ATGGACAGCACCGTGTCAGAAAGTGAATCAAGGGTGGTGCCGAATTTCCTTGATGAGAACAGGGAACTGAGCGAAGACTGCAAGGACCTCATAGCCACATTACCATTAGAGAAAGGTTGGGTTGCAAAGCATCTTCACCAGTACCAAGGCTTTTGGCACACAACAAGGCAGCTTCAAGGACTTCTCTCTTGCCAAAACCACTTTCAGGCTCATCACACTGATATCCTCATTGTAACAACTCCCAAATCAGGCACCACTTGGCTCAAAGCTTGGACTTTTTCATTGCTTCACCGCCACAAATATCATCCAACTACACAAAACCACCCTTTGCTCACTCACAATCCTCACTTTCTTGTTCCCTTCTTGGAACTTGATCTCTACCTTGACAAACCTTCACTCCCTGACCTCTCCTCACTTCCCTCTCCAAGGCTCTTCTCCACCCACATCCCCTATGTCTCACTGCCAATATCTGTCACTCAAACATCTTGCAAGATTGTTTATCTCTGTAGAGACCCCAAAGACGCTTTCATCTCCCTCTGGCATTTCACAAACAGGCTCAGACCCCACACCATGCTCCCCAACTCACTCCATGAGGCATTCCACAAGTTCTGCAGAGGGGTCAGTCTCTATGGACCCTTTTGGGAGCATGTGTTGGAGTACTGGCACAAGAGCTTAGAACACCCTCACAAGATCATGTTCATGAGGTTTGAGGAAATGAAACTGAACCCCGAATTTGTGTTGAAGAAACTAGCCACCTTTGTGGGCTGCCCTTTTTccagagaagaagaggaagctgGTGTGGTGCAAGAGATTCTGAAGCTCTGTAGTTTTGATAACTTGAGCAACTTGCAGGTGAATAGGAATGGGAAGCTTTCGTCTGGTGAAGCACACCGAGCTTTCTTCCGGCGTGGCGAAATCGGAGATTGGAAGAATCATCTCACTTCTGACATGATTCAGCAACTCAATGCCATCACTGAAGAGAAACTAGCCCAACATGGTTTGAGGTTTTAG